GGAAAAGTGATAACGGATAAAAAAGGAAATCCCAAAGCCGATAGCAGCTTACGTGATACCGAGAACATACCACTGAAAGAGGATATTGACGCCTATATAAAACGAGAAGTGTTACCACATGTGCCAGATGCTTGGGTGGATAAAAGTAAGACGCTTACAGGCTACGAAATCAACTTTACCAAGTATTTCTACCAGTATAAGCCTTTGAGGTCGTTAGAAGAGATTAGAGCGGATATTTTGAAGCTGGAAGAGCAGACTGAAGGGTTGATTAAAGAAGTGATATCCTAATGAAGGGCTACGATAGTTATAAGGAATCTGGAATTGATGGTATTGGTTCTATTCCGAAAGGATGGCACAGGACTAAGTTGAAAAATTTAGTGTGTCAAAGAATAACGGATGGCCCTCATGAAACACCAGAGTGGACAGACAACGGAGTTCCTTTTATTTCTGCTGAAGCAATAAGGATTAATGTTATCGACCTTGCATACAAACGAGGCTACATTAGTGAGGAGCAACATGCGATATACTCAAAGAAATCAAAAGTTCAGAAGGGAGATATTCTCTTTTGTAAGTCTGGTTCAACAACAGGTAAGTCAGCGTACGTTGACATAGAGGAAGAGTTTGGAATTTGGTCACCATTAGCCATAATAAGGGCATCAAAGGAAAAAGCTGATGGTCGGTTTCTATTCAGTTTTATTCAGTCCTCTGTTTTTAAATATCAAGTAGAAACCAATTGGACATTTGGTACTCAACCTAATATTGGGATGGGTGCTTTAGAAAATTTATGGATTGCTTTTCCAGAGTCCATGCAAGAACAAACCCAAATAGCCAAATACCTAGACTATAAAACCCAGCAGATAGACGATTTAATCGCTAAAAAAGAGCAGCTTATTAAGCTCCTAGAAGAGGAACGCACCGCACTTATCAACGAGCTAGTTACAGGTAAAAAAGTTTGGGATGGCAAAGGCTTTAGCAAACCCACCAAAACCAAAGATTCGGGCATAGATTGGCTTGGGGAAATACCTGAGGATTGGGAGGTTAAGAAGTTGAAACGGGTGTTTAAATTCTCGACCGGCTTGTCAATAACAAGAGAAAATCTTTCAAATTCAGGTGTTCCTTGCATAAACTATGGTGAAATTCACTCCAAGTATGGTTTTGAAGTTAATCCGGAGAAAGACTATTTAAAATGTGTTAATGAGGGGTATTTAGAATCCTCAACTAAATCGTTACTAAAGAAAGGCGACTTTGTTTTTGCCGATACTTCAGAGGATATAGAGGGATGTGGAAACTTTTCACATGTAACCGGAGAAGCTCAAATTTTTGCAGGCTATCACACTGTTATTGCGCAACCGTTAGTGCAAATTAATGCCCGCTTTTTCGCATATATTTTCACTTCCCAACCATTTAGAAATCAGGTCAGAAGCTCAGTTAAAGGGATTAAGGTTTTTAGTGTGACTCAAAGTATTCTTAAAAACACAACGGTTTGGATGCCTACATTGGAAAATCAAAGAAGAATATCTGAAACCATAAAGCTGAAAGAGGGCAGGATAAAAAGTGCCGTTGATAAAATGGTGAGTGAAATAGATTTACTCAAGGAATACAAAAAATCCTTGATTTCAGAGGTGGTAACAGGTAAGGTGGATGTGAGGAACGAGGTGATACCTGAAGAAAATTAAAAATAATTATTGATGGAGTTTACCGAGCCACAGGAAAAGGTTTTAGCTGAGTTAAAGCAAATTGTCAAGGGTTATCCTATCGAAGGTCGATTGCCAGCTGATGTGGTAACAGATATTTCGCAACACAAAAAGGCCGGTAAAACGGAAAAGATTAAAGCTTTAGTATGTGCCGTTCCTGAGTTCACCATTTTTGACGGTGGTTTGCAACACGAATTTGAGGCATACAATCATGTTAGGATCGATGATTTTATCAGTACACTCATTCATATTGCATTAAGAAACTCCCCCGAAAGAGCGATTCAAGGTGCTGTGGATTATGCCGTCAATAGAAAATTTAAGGCATTTATAGGGGCGGTAGTGCCAAAATTAGATATCGATTCCTCTTTTACTTTTTCGAATGGAATTACTTTGATGAGTTCCGAGGAGATTCCGAATCAGTTTGTCAAAAAAAGAATTCATTGGGACGACTTCATAGGTATGCATAGGCCAGAAACAATCCTTTGCTACATTTTTGAACATCCTGTACCGAGTACCAATGACATTGATGAAGTTGAGAAACTATTTCTTAACGAGGAGATTGAACAAATTCATTTAACTGCGGTGTTAATTTCTTTAGTTGTGGCTAAAGATTCGGGGTGCCACATTCATGAAATTATCAAGTTTACTGAAGAGACAGTTCCGTTAGTTAACAGCGGTGTTATGTGTCACCCTAGGCCGGTGAAGAGCAATGGGATAATTCCTAACTATTTTGGAGCGTTGGCTTTCAATGATGTTGATTCACTTATTAAAGCATTTAATGGTTTACCAAAACCACTTCAAGAAAGATTAAGGGTTGCTCTAAATTTTTTGAATTACTACAAAAGCAATGACTCCATTGTGGAAAGAGCAATCTTTCTAAGATGTAGCATGGAGTCGGCATTTCAGGTAGGTAATAAAAGTGGAATTAGGGAGAAATTATCTTGGAGGTCTGCTCATTTGTTCTGCAAGAATGAAGCAGAAAAAATCGAGATGTATAAAAAGGTAAGAGCTATATATAGTGCAACTTCTGATTCGGTACATGAAGGGAAATTTGATGGAGATTTAAAAGACTTAGCGTTTGCTGCTGATATTGTTAAAAAGGCAATAGTTATTCAAATCAATGGTGGACAAGTAAATTGGGATAATACTCCGATTAAAGAAGAAAATTAATAATGATACACTCCGAAGCAACATTCGAATCAGCAATAGAAGAAAGTCTACTATCCAACGGTGGTTACGTAAAAGGTTATTCAGACGATTACAATCCATCTTTAGGATTATTCCCCAGCTACGTTACCAACTTTTTAAGAATAACGCAGCCTAAAGAATGGGAGAAGTCAGTAAAATTTCACGGTGCTAATGTGGAACAAAAAGTAGTAGAGCGTCTAGTCAAAGAATTAGATGCTAAAGGGGCGTTGAATGTGCTACGTTACGGATTTAAAGACCTTGGAGCTAAATATAAAATGGCCTTTTTTAAGCCAGAGACGGGCTTAAACCCAGAGAACGAGCAACTATACCATCAGAATCATTTAAGTGTTACTAGGCAGCTGTATTACCAGATAGAAGGAATGAATTCTTTGGATTTGGTAATTGCATTGAACGGAATACCTGTTAGTACGCTTGAATTGAAGAATGAGTTCACCGGCCAAAGCGTTGAAAATGCCAAAAAGCAATACGCATACGATCGTAAACCCACAGAACCCATATTTCAGTTTAAAAAACGAGCTTTAGTCCACTTTGCAGTAGATACAACGGAGGTGGCAATGACGACCAAGTTAGAAGGGAAAAACACCTTCTACCTGCCATTTAACCTCGGTAGAGGAACTGGTGCAGGGAATCCAGATAATCCCAACGGATACAAAACAGCTTACCTGTGGGAGCAGGTTTTAGTTAAGGATAGCTTAATGGATTTAATCTCAAAATTCTTGCATTTAAAAGTGGAGGAATTTGAGCTAAACGGTGTAACTAAACGGAAAGAGACTCTAATTTTTCCTAGATATCATCAGTTAGATGTGGTGCGGAAACTTACATCCGATGCAAGAACCAATGGTGCAGGTAAAAACTATCTTATCCAACATTCAGCGGGTTCTGGTAAAAGTAATTCAATCGCATGGTTGTCGTATCGTTTATCCAGCTTACACAATAACAAAGACCAACGCATTTTTGATTCAGTAATCGTTGTAACTGACCGAAAGGTATTAGATTCTCAATTGCAAAACACCATCTACCAATTTGAGCATAAAGACGGTGTTGTTCAGAAGATAGATAAGAACTCCCAACAGCTTGCAGATGCTATAACCGCAGGGACAAATATTATCATTACCACCCTTCAAAAATTCCCAGTGATTCTGGATAAAATAGGTGCTTTACCTTCTCGGAATTATGCTGTAATCATTGATGAAGCACATAGCTCCCAAGGTGGTGAAGCGACAAAAAAAATGAAGGAAGTCTTAACCACTTCATCATTAGAGGAGGCCGAGGAAATTGAAAATATTGAAACTGAAGATACAGAAGATCAGATAAGAAAATCCATGGAAGCAAGAGGAAAACAAGCCAACCTTAGCTTCTTTGCATTTACCGCCACTCCTAAACCCAAAACCGTAGAAGTTTTTGGAACATTAAACAGTGAAGGTTTACCGATGCCCTTCCATGTTTATTCAATGCGTCAAGCCATTGAAGAAGGGTTCATTCTGGATGTTTTAAAGAACTACACTACCTACAAAACCTACTTTGGATTATCGGAAAAAATAAAAAAGGATAGAGAAGTAAATAAGAAGCAAGCATCAAGAGCCATAGCTAGATTTTTAACGCTACATCCAACTAATTTAGCCCAGAAGACAGAGGTGATTATCGAACACTTTAGAGAAGTAGTTAGCAAGAAAATTGGTGGACAAGCAAAAGCAATGGTGGTAACGGCATCCAGATTACATGCGGTGCGCTATAAGCTGGAATTCGATAGCTACATAAAAGAGAAGGGATATAAAGACATCAAGACCCTGGTGGCGTTTTCAGGTAAAGTTATTTGTGACGGTTATGCTGATGGTGCAACGGAAGTAGATTTGAACAAAGGAATTAAGGAACGAGAGTTACCAAAAAAGTTTGCTTCACCGGAATACCAAGTTCTCTTAGTTGCAGATAAATACCAAACTGGATTTGACCAACCGCTTCTGCATACCATGTATGTGGACAAGAAGTTATCGGGAGTTAAATGTGTTCAAACTCTATCCAGACTGAATAGAACTACAAAAGGGAAAGAAGACACCTTTGTCTTAGATTTTGCAAACGAAGCGGAGGATATCCTAAACTCGTTCCAGCCATACTACGAGGTTACCACCATCAACCAAACCTCAGACCCCAACAAGCTTTACGACTTATTAAATAGGATTGAAGATTCAAGAGTTTTACGATTGGAAGAGATAGATTCGTTTGCCAAGGTGTTCTTTAAATCGAAAGATAAGCTAACAACTCAAGACCAGAGTAAGCTTTATTCATTTGTAGACCCTGCTGTGGATAGATTCAAAGCACTTCCATCTGAGACGGAATTTGACGATGTAATTCCCGAATTAACGCAAGAAAGCCTCAAGAAAACCTTCGTAGAGTTTATCCGGTCGTATTCCTTCTTAACCCAAATTATGCCCTTTAGCGATGAAGATTTGGAGAAGTATTATACATACTGCCGATTCCTGATAAAGAAACTACCCAGGAAGAAACAAGAAGACCGTTTTCAGTTAGGGGATGATGTATCGCTTGAGTATTACAGAATTCAGAAAGTTGGAACGCAAAATATAGCTCTAGACCCACAAGGGGA
This genomic interval from Luteibaculum oceani contains the following:
- a CDS encoding restriction endonuclease subunit S, with amino-acid sequence MKGYDSYKESGIDGIGSIPKGWHRTKLKNLVCQRITDGPHETPEWTDNGVPFISAEAIRINVIDLAYKRGYISEEQHAIYSKKSKVQKGDILFCKSGSTTGKSAYVDIEEEFGIWSPLAIIRASKEKADGRFLFSFIQSSVFKYQVETNWTFGTQPNIGMGALENLWIAFPESMQEQTQIAKYLDYKTQQIDDLIAKKEQLIKLLEEERTALINELVTGKKVWDGKGFSKPTKTKDSGIDWLGEIPEDWEVKKLKRVFKFSTGLSITRENLSNSGVPCINYGEIHSKYGFEVNPEKDYLKCVNEGYLESSTKSLLKKGDFVFADTSEDIEGCGNFSHVTGEAQIFAGYHTVIAQPLVQINARFFAYIFTSQPFRNQVRSSVKGIKVFSVTQSILKNTTVWMPTLENQRRISETIKLKEGRIKSAVDKMVSEIDLLKEYKKSLISEVVTGKVDVRNEVIPEEN
- a CDS encoding HEPN domain-containing protein encodes the protein MEFTEPQEKVLAELKQIVKGYPIEGRLPADVVTDISQHKKAGKTEKIKALVCAVPEFTIFDGGLQHEFEAYNHVRIDDFISTLIHIALRNSPERAIQGAVDYAVNRKFKAFIGAVVPKLDIDSSFTFSNGITLMSSEEIPNQFVKKRIHWDDFIGMHRPETILCYIFEHPVPSTNDIDEVEKLFLNEEIEQIHLTAVLISLVVAKDSGCHIHEIIKFTEETVPLVNSGVMCHPRPVKSNGIIPNYFGALAFNDVDSLIKAFNGLPKPLQERLRVALNFLNYYKSNDSIVERAIFLRCSMESAFQVGNKSGIREKLSWRSAHLFCKNEAEKIEMYKKVRAIYSATSDSVHEGKFDGDLKDLAFAADIVKKAIVIQINGGQVNWDNTPIKEEN
- a CDS encoding type I restriction endonuclease subunit R yields the protein MIHSEATFESAIEESLLSNGGYVKGYSDDYNPSLGLFPSYVTNFLRITQPKEWEKSVKFHGANVEQKVVERLVKELDAKGALNVLRYGFKDLGAKYKMAFFKPETGLNPENEQLYHQNHLSVTRQLYYQIEGMNSLDLVIALNGIPVSTLELKNEFTGQSVENAKKQYAYDRKPTEPIFQFKKRALVHFAVDTTEVAMTTKLEGKNTFYLPFNLGRGTGAGNPDNPNGYKTAYLWEQVLVKDSLMDLISKFLHLKVEEFELNGVTKRKETLIFPRYHQLDVVRKLTSDARTNGAGKNYLIQHSAGSGKSNSIAWLSYRLSSLHNNKDQRIFDSVIVVTDRKVLDSQLQNTIYQFEHKDGVVQKIDKNSQQLADAITAGTNIIITTLQKFPVILDKIGALPSRNYAVIIDEAHSSQGGEATKKMKEVLTTSSLEEAEEIENIETEDTEDQIRKSMEARGKQANLSFFAFTATPKPKTVEVFGTLNSEGLPMPFHVYSMRQAIEEGFILDVLKNYTTYKTYFGLSEKIKKDREVNKKQASRAIARFLTLHPTNLAQKTEVIIEHFREVVSKKIGGQAKAMVVTASRLHAVRYKLEFDSYIKEKGYKDIKTLVAFSGKVICDGYADGATEVDLNKGIKERELPKKFASPEYQVLLVADKYQTGFDQPLLHTMYVDKKLSGVKCVQTLSRLNRTTKGKEDTFVLDFANEAEDILNSFQPYYEVTTINQTSDPNKLYDLLNRIEDSRVLRLEEIDSFAKVFFKSKDKLTTQDQSKLYSFVDPAVDRFKALPSETEFDDVIPELTQESLKKTFVEFIRSYSFLTQIMPFSDEDLEKYYTYCRFLIKKLPRKKQEDRFQLGDDVSLEYYRIQKVGTQNIALDPQGEFQMENKGESGLGKVDEEYGQLSEIIKSLNTRFGTEFTDADRLFFDQIEAELKDDNALAEQAKSNSIENFKYGFNDKFLEKLIGRMEQNQDIFSKIMDDQNFGNLVKDYFMQRVYRELTAKK